DNA sequence from the Coffea eugenioides isolate CCC68of chromosome 9, Ceug_1.0, whole genome shotgun sequence genome:
ttttctAATTTGTGTGAAGTCCCAAAATATTCGATCGGCTATGCGGGAAAATACATATATTATTGAATATCTACTGGTTTGCTAAAAGGGAAGCAAGAATTGAAGATCACTAATTAAAGTATAATTCAAGCTACAAATTGTTTGGAAAGCAATTTTCCAAAGAAAAATTGTTACGTTTTtcatgaacacatttttcaatcacctttttatctcatatatatatatatcaaatcaaatcgctacagtaatttttctaaaaaaatatatataaaaaaatgcaatccgAACAATTGCAGCAAAGTTGCAATTATAAGCTCCAttttgcaattggtcaaatcaATCAAAGCCTTATCATCACCAAATCTAGACAAAATTGCACAAAACAAAAGCTTCTGATACTCGTTAAGAGGCTTGATAGGTTCATACAGTGAAAGACAATCAGTTTCAGTCTAAAAAAAAAGGACCAAATATAGGATATCACTCTTTACCACTTGCTACTGTATAAAATTATAGTAAACGATGAAACAGGATTCAGGAGAATTGTACATGCTTCAGCAGCACTTCAAGAGTAGCATTAATTAGCTTGTAGTTTATCTGAAAAGTTCTGTATAGCTGCAAAAGTTTGTGAAAACTGAAAGATCGAGTAAAACACTTGACTgaaaagactagacaagaaaaataaacttcacaaaatcagcTGCTATGCATCTAGCACTAAAGATAATTGGCTGTACTTAATAAATCGACTAAAATGGACTTGACAAGAAAAGTTTATGGGCTTCCACTTGACTAGAAGTCTAGGTTCAAACTTCGAAGCTCAATCGTAAGTAACGGTCTGGTGAAAAATGCAGGTTTCTACAGTCTGCTCTTGAGACATCTCCCTGAACGGTGTACAGATCATGCTCTCCTACCACAGATGTTTACTCGTTCCCTGTTGCAGGAGTTCTATTGTAAGGATTGAATAAGAGAATTGCCAAGTGTTATCATATTTTCTGCTGGATTTGGGGAAGATGTCCATTAATATTGTGGATAGCTAGAACTGGAAGACATCTGATGTCCGagccaaagattgaatttagtTTGGCTTGGATGCGTTGGATCTTGATTTCAAGCAAATTACCTATCTGAGAACACGTGTTTAACTCCTACAAGTTAAATTGTTTGACATGGTTTTACCGATTGCATTAACCAAGTTAACTCCCCTTTTTCATTTCTATGAACTTTTACCAGGCTATTCTGACATGCATTTCCAAAAGAGAAGTGTGAGCTCCCTGAACTTTGAAAGAAATTGGTCATGCAGGCTGCCACGGTTGAAACCAGATATGCTATTTGTGGATCTTCACgagttaataaaaatttaagaaTGGCTGAAAATGtcagaattttttttgggtaatcCTAGAATTGGCCAATGCAAGATTAATTGAGTCGCTCTAGAAAGCAATTCATTGTGGCGGTCTTCGGTGAATCCATACTATAAtgggaaaaattcatttttcatccTCAAACTTTGTGACTAAGACACATTTGGTCCCCAAACTTTTTGACCAGACACATTGAGTACATGTATTAACTATTTTTTGCCACATTTAGTCAAAAAACGGGTGCATTCATGGGGCATGCCTTTCCTAAAATCTGCACTATCATATGTTTCATGGGGCATGCTTTGTAAACGTAGAAATAGCATGCTTTCATGGGGCAGAACTTTGACTGAAGTTGTAATAAAATCTGCAATCCCATATGTTTAGTATATATTCTTTATTTCATGCTTTTCCTATTATTAATTGCGTGAAATGGTTGTTGTGCATCTTCATATATGAGATTGTGTGATATGAAGATTGTGTTATCTCCTCAGTGCTTTTTCTACTTAATGGTGTAGGAAAAGAatgagtttttgttttctttgttttttttacttGTTCATTCCAAAACTTTGTCTCATAATCAACTTGAAACGTAATTTTTGAGGGATATCAGTCCATGAACATGAACCTTTAGAAACAATAAATATAGTGATCACAAGAACTACCAAAAAGAGAGCTACATGAGATCAATAAACAAAAAGATGTAAGAATTACCCTGTGAAGAGCtcattgtaaaaaaaaaaaaaactgcagaCCTCAGAACTCATCATTTAGGAGCTCTACCCGTAGACTTTGAGTGTACTTTTAGTCAACATTTTGTGTCGACTTGCATTAGAGAGAGAATGTGTGGACTTTAGTCTGACTTGCATTGATTCCCGATGCATAAGTTAACGGCCACGTGGGTTTCACCgtccaaattgaaaattttcccgTTTTTTGACTAAATGTGGCAAAAAATAGTTAATACATGTATTCAATGTGTCTGGTCAAAAAGTTTGGGGACCAAATGTGTCTTAGTCACAAAGTTTGAGgatgaaaaatggatttttccCATACTATAATGGACAAAGAGTAAAGACTAAAGAGGAACTTGTCCGCTTGTTTCTTGTGCTAATTCAGGGGTTCATTTGTAGAGATAAACTGCATtaatcttaaaatttttttgattattttacaCTTGAAATAATGTTGAGgaatattattgtttgataaagATGATGATCAGATGAAACATTATTAGAACGATACCTCTATGAACAAGGTTTCCTACAAATGCATGCTTACTATTTCTGCACTATAAACTATTGTCATCACAAATTCCGAATTAAAGATAATATATACAAAAACATTTGGACACGCACATTCGGTTTGTGCCGTCAAAGACAACCAGTGATCAGCATGTGCTCCACTCCAAACATGAAGCTGTCACAGGAAACTTCTACTGATGAAGTTTACATGATAGGGCCTCTCGATGCCACACTTGTCGTGCTGAAAAAAGGTACCGGACGCACATATAATCCCAACCacaaaggaaatggaagaaaaagTTACACTACACTACTAATTAAATTACTAATACGACCTAGCACTACTACTATATTTAAGTTGCAGCAGGATCGATCTCCTGCAATCCATTGAAATCTTGAGAACATGGCTCTAAAATTAAACCTTTTCCTCTACATTCTCTCAATCGCCATTTTCGCAGAAATGGCTGCTGGAGTCGACCTCTTTAAGCCCGTCGACCACGTTTGCGGCTTTCCAGATAACAGGAACTTTACTAGCGGCAGCGAGTATGAAAACAACTTGGACTTCATCTTACACGATCTTTCCAACAAAACTCCCGCAACCGGGTTCGGTCTTGCATATGCCGGGGCGGTGGAAAACAGTAACAGGGCTTATGGCCGAGCTCAATGTAGAGCGGACGTTTCAACAGCAGACTGCAAAACCTGCATTTCTGAAATGGTCAGATGGGTTCGGGGGAAATGTCCATTTTATAAATCCGCATTTGCTTGGTTCCAGGGTTGTCTTTTGAGATACTCGGACGATGATTTCTTCGGCAAGATTGATGATCCCAACTCGCTGGCATTCTTCAtcttggaaaaagaaaatctaagCAACATTGCACCCTTAGAAAAGGTGGAGGGATTGTTAAATCAACTTGCAGGAGAAGCTTCCGCGTCTAAGAAGTTGTTCGCCAGAGGAGAGGTAAAGCTTGCAGGATCGAAAAATCTATATGGTTTGGTTCAATGCACCTTGGACCTTTCCCCAGCAGATTGTAAGACTTGCGTTGATGGATTGGTTAGTATAGTTCCTAAAATTTATGGGAACGGGACTCAGATCTACACGTCAACTTGCACCCTACAATATTTGTTGTATGCTTTCTTCAATGCTTAAAATGCAAAGGTGGCTATGCTAGCTTCTGCAATATTCTACGTTGGaattgaagatatttaacaTCGTTCAGGTGTTAGAAGAATGTGTGCTGTTGATCAGTTATAGTTGTCCGAGTTGTGATTCCAATTTGTTGCCTTTTGATTTTCAACTTTGTTGAAGTTATATAAATTTGGTAGGAATACCTAGATTTCCTAATTCTTCTCCGAGGAGAATCGCctatcacattaagtgatatTTTTACGCATGTAGCTTTTGATCAGCAGTAAGTATAGCTTGCTTATCTTGGGTCCTTTTTGTTTGTATCTTTTCTTTTGGCTAAATGGTCCAAAACTTATTTCATAAAATGCCTAAGAGAAAATGgtattaaaacaaaaaagagagagagaaacaaaCAGGGGTTGGAAGTTcagtagaaaagaaaagaaatgcaatGGGTTAGGTGCAACGACAGGGGTTGGGGCGGGGAAGAGGGGAGGGTTCCTAGTCCCATTCCCGGTCCATTGCCATCTCTAATTGAATATCATGTTTGCCCGAAAAAGTCCTTTGCTTTTGTACAGTGATAATAATTTAGGAGTGAAGGAAATAGACAGAGAAGTGTTACAATTTGCTCCAAAACTTTTGTAAACATAGTTGAGTTACTAATTAGTTATTTGGATGAATGAAagttattaagaaataaaaaggCAACACTTAAAAAGAGATTGAAGGACtctttcataaaaaaaaaagtcatgtACTCAAATTCCATTACGTAAGTTAGGACTGCTTTAGTGAGTAATTTATAAATATTCTCAAAGATTTGTAATTCTGGAGATGTCCCCATCTCTATCGCTAGTGGTGATCGGAGTGGAAATCACCTAAAATTGATCTCTATcaaaagaagagagaaatgAAAAGCAAGACTTGATGTAAACACTAAACTAACTAATGCAGACACTAACACAATGACATATACAAACACAACAAATTTTGTCACTTGTTAAAATTTGTAAAACATACTTCACTTTATTTGATGAGCAAAAATATGATCCAAACAGTTGAACAATTCAACTAAGTATCAACTAAATATGATGCAAAAAGCTATTAGCTTCACAAAATTTCCCTTCAACGCTATGGACAGTGTAGGAGGATGCTTTTCTCTAATTTGTAATCTTGTATTTTTACTTTCTGCAAGGATTAATTTTTGTTACACTACATGTCGTGCATCCAACATTtagaaacaaataataataaaagtatagGTAATAGGTAATACTTTGGATGGCGAGCTACTAATAATTTGACTTAAATACTTCACCCTCACTAGTAGTTTATGTCCAAAAATTATTGGGTCACCCACAAACTAATAGTGGTACAGTTGATATCAAAATGAATATCTATATTCTATATATAATGAGAAAGGACAGAGTTTGGTGCTAATGTTTTATGTCACTTTACGTACTTACATTTTTGCCCTTATAAAAGCTAATTTTACTTTAATTATTCAAACACATGGTGTCAAGATAACTACTACTATAAGCATTATTTAATTTATCATTtaaacatatattttttttcaatgtaaCTACCCTAAGCAATAACTACCAACATCACAAtaattttgtcaaaataatttacaagattaaaatttttatttaacaaTGAACAAATGTATGTAAAATTCATTCACTATAAatattatgtattttttttattgcacaCACATAGGCTAATAGGTCGCGACTTGAGTAGTTTAGGCTTAAAAGCTATTGGGCGATCCCACACTAACACTTTGGGGTTAATGACATCAAAAGTTATTGGTTCAACTAGGggtgtcaacgggtcgggtttGGATCCGGGCttgataaaatttttttaagtttGGATTGAAAAATAATTTCGATACTCGAACCCAGATCTGGACCCATTTACTCTAACAAAAAAAGgagtcggatacggaatatagaaTTCTGACCCGTATTCGACCCGGATCCGaacaatatattaataattataaaatgtaaatatttctaaatataTTCTTTTATCAAATTAACAATTTAGTAATGACTTTATAGATTGATTTGTGGTTAGTTTTGGATTGACTATTGCAagttatttgtgatttatttttgtaatttgatttgtttaaatttggagattggatttgtgattgattttggatttaattttgaACCCTTTAGACCCGGGCCTGACATGGATTCGACTCGGATCCGTCGGACCCGATTCTTGGACTCTAAGATCAAGACCCGTCGGGTTCGGgtccaaaattttcatttctgACTCGAGCCCGACCCGTTGACACCCCTAGGTCCAACTGATCCTAATTTAAACATTTAGGGTTTGTAGTTTATGGCAAAATATTGGATTAGCACGCGATATTGATAGCTTGGCTTAAACATTATGGGTCAAAAGTTTAGGCCCAGTCGTCATTGCCTAACCTATGTCCTAAGCATTACACATTGACGGTGCATAAATTCTGTTAAAAATGgtaatagtatatacactgatagtatatataaaattaatatttctttatatacatatcgcGTTTATTATAGACAACTTGTTTAAAGTTTTCTACGTTAATTATGTAGAAGAATGGTACATATCTCAATTTTGCCTTATAGTACAAGATTGGTTTTATTATGAACCCCTCAAAATATTACCCATAATTGTTGAAGGCTCGTACTAACCAATTCATCAGAACTACCAACCCATCAATTTATTTGATAGGCAGGCTTAGCTATTATAATGCGCATAGAAATTCAGATTAAAAAACATATTAGAGTTCACATCCAAGGACAATTAATTTTAAGCAGCACAATAATTGTTTCTATGGTGTAGAGAGGTTTGATCGGCTGGTTCCATCAAGGACAACCATTGATGAGCATCTGCCAAGCTCCAACAAGGAAACTATCACAGAGAAATTACATGGCGTGCGACAAACAAGCAAAAGGAACAAAACACATGGATAAATCAAATCATTAGGCtagcaaattaattattttattggATAAGACAAGTTAAATAATTTGATGGATATTAAGATAATTAAAATTATTCCAGAGGTTGAGCAGTATCCTATATAACTGCAGCAAAAATGATTTTAAGAAGAACACGACTTGCTCTAATTAATCTCCAATCCAATCCTTTTTCCAGCCAGCAATGGCGCTCTCAAAATTAACCATTTCCATATATTTTCTGTCCGTCGTCCTTTTTGTGCAAATGGGCGCTGGAGATGACCCTCTCCAGCGTCTTGGAATTGATTGCAGAAAATCAAACTACTTCCCCGCCGGCGCTGGGAGTAGATACCACAAGAACTTGAACATTCTCTTGAGTCGTCTTCAGAGTAGAACCCCTGAAACAGGGTTCGCTCTTGAATACGTGGGCAATCCAAAAAGTGACCACAGGGTATACGGCCGAGCATTCTGTCGACGTGATATTTCGAGTGTAGATTGCAGAGCCTGCATTGGCGCTGCAATTGCATGGATTTTCGAAAAATGTCCATTAAAGAAGCGCGCAGTTGCCCTGTATGAATGTTGCTGCGTTCTGATTTACACgcacaaaaatattttccacAAAATCGGCGACACCACCTACTACATTTACAGAACTCAAAATGTAACCAGCCCGGCATCAGTAGAAACTATAACTGAGTTTCTGGATCATCTGACAGTAGAGGCTATTGCAACCAAAACTTACTTTGCTAAAGGAGAAGTTAAGCTTGCAAAATCAGAAAGTACACTCTATGGACTGGTTCAGTGTGCCTCGGATATTTCTCCAGCTGATTGCAAGACTTGCATGGGTGAGTTGATGGCCCGGATTCCTGACTATACTGGGAAAGGAGGTCAATTCCTCAGTGCTACTTGCACCTTGCAGTACGAGTTCTATAGGTTCTTCAATGCTTAAAGCAAGAGGTTATGCTTCTCTAAACAAATGAAATGTAGAATCCAAAAATTCTAACAAAAATATATGGGAGATACATTTCATAAAATCAATGCATATGGAGAGATAATTTACATGCATAAAAATATGTGttgaagaaaaggaataatattaataataatatGTTAATCACATCATAAGAACAAAGCTTTCACTCGTTCACAATCCTTTACTCTTCTCAACTAAACACAATAATATGACTCTCTATTTATAAACTAGATAACTTGATAAACAAGTCTTATAACCATAAAAATTTACTAATCAGATActaattttaaataataaaactaTCATAATTTGACTCCAACAAAAttactaaaaccctaacttgactaaaacactactaaataataatatggaaatttttaatttttagtctTGATTTAGTGTGCCAACATGAAAGGTCCAAATCAAACACTGCTTTAGGTGTTGTTAAAAGTGACCGACACCTGTGACTAAAATTACGTCTCCAAAAtcatgtactttttttttttccggaaacgatagaaattttattataataagGAAGTAAAATTACATAGGTTGAGCAAGGGCTCAAATTGGTCTTTACAAAAGTGGACTAGGCCACTGATGAACTGAAATTTCATCATCAAAGTATAATCATAGCTAATCTACTCAGTTTAGTACTGAGTCTATCCATAGCAACAGGCAAACTATCAAATGAGCATTTCCTAAACATTGAGCAAAGATCTTTTATGTCCTCCAAGTGAGTTGCCAGCCTTAAGTTACCAGAAACTTGATAGCGTATCATATTAAGAACCTAACTGCATGGAGTTCGAATATTGACATGCTGCCATCCTTTGTCCTTGAGCTTCTGAAGTGTCAGTTTTATGGCCAAGAGATTGTCCAACACTGCGGAACCAGTGCTTCTCTCGCTTAGTATCCAAGCTTCACGTCTTTGGCTCAGATTGTTTTCTGCTGTCACTCCAATTCCCATATTTTGGCCCTCGACATGTTGACCCACCTCAACACTAATGTTCAGCAAGCACTCCTCATCCCCCATCCGTTCCTCCTCATCTTGTGCTGTTTCTGTTTCGAGAATGCTCAACTGATGTTGTTTCAACTTTCAAGTTCAACGAAATATAATGTCAGATAATTAATTGTTAATCAGAGTTGCATTATGAAATTAGCTTCTAATCATTTCCAAAACAGATGCTAGCATTACATTAAGTGAGTCTTGAAACTAGGATGAATCTGCCGCGACAGAACCAAAAATTTTACTTTGGAGGAGCTACTTCTAGTTTTTTTAAGCTTTAATCATGAAAGTTTCTAAAACTtttggaaaatttgaaatttttttagtttttaaaaataaaaaacataaaattttaaGACTTGTACAGGCGATTTCCCTACCCAATGCCCATTAGTTCCATCCTTGATGATGTGGGAACTCAAAAAATTTTAGTGAAATTTGCAATATCACGTTCActtgtttatatttttgtttccttaacaCCAACAAGCGATGCAAGTTATGCTCCTACACGCGTTGGCCAATTTTAGCGAAACACCATTTTTGTTCCCCCTTATGGTTCCTTTGAtgtaaaaatatgaattattatTGGCTGTAAGGGCTCCATCTAATAATTAGATGGTTGATATTCTACTTTATTATAGCATTaagtgtttttttttcattgtaaGTAGGAAAGGTCGAGTCGAAATCTTTCACTTACATTCTCTCCTCGAAAACTACCTAACCCAATCCAATCCTCCCTCCTATCATAGCATTAAATTGCAGGAGGCTGTAGCATGAAAATTTGTGAAGCTTTCTAATGCTTCGTGATGAAATTACTGTCACCTGAATTTTGTGGTAATGTAgtaaatttttacaaaaaaaaattctaaacatTATGCTATACGTTTCAACTATAAATGAAGTGGTTTTTGGTAAACAAGGAATACAATCCACCAAAACAGAATAATTACTCATTAGAAgtaaattattatatatattatccTCAATATATAAGTTACtctatggaaaaaaaaaacaggtatGCCACTTATAACATTATTTTGATTTCACCTTTAATTAGGGAATCTTGTTTGGGAGATTAATAATGGCATGTACGGAGTATATGGCAAGCATGAATTTACGATGTTATTTGCTAAATCAAAATCTACGAATAATTGAAAGACTGGTCAAACCCACGTTTTCTAGACAAGCAAATGATTGCAGTGGGCTTAGACCACCACAGATCCTAGTTCAAGCTACAAGAGACACATAGTAAATTGTGGAGAGAAAAGGTTAGATAGAAAAGGAAGCGAAAAAATTGTCTAGATTGATCAGTTTAGAAGACGAGAACATTCAAAAGGAAAGTAAAGCAACCAAGTTTTCGAGTTTTCACCTGAGCTGAGTAAGATGAGATTGTAAATCTGTCAGGAAAACTTATGTTTTTTGCTTGAAGAGGGTATAAATTCAGGATTTAAGTAGACATAATGATTGAGATAATTACTGACATTTATATATCAGCTTATTTTGACATGCTAATTTTCTTGAGATTAACTAAATcgattttttccccttcttagTGTCCCAAAACAAAAGATTACTTTCAGAGGTGAGTTCTAGTAATTGTCACTTaatgccaattttttttttttgtcaatacaGGGGTATCCCAGTTTACGCTGGACTAATCCTCCTGCGGGCATGCACCTCGCCCCAAGGATACACAACTGGTAGAAGGGGACTCAAACACACGATCATTAGGTTCATAACTACTAGCCTACGATCATCCAAGCCAACCCCTGGGCTGTCACttaaagccatttgaaagaCTAAAGTTCCACATAAATGAAACGATCATGAGTAAACATATTTTAAATTTGAGAATTTTGCAGTAATAATTTCTCTAAAGCTACCTCATCTAGACAAAACATTTCCCCTTGGACAATTAAATTTCTAATTTGTGAGGAAGAGATCCCAGGGATATCAGTGTTACATACTTATCCTAGACTGATTTCAATCATGCCCTTGTgacttagttttggattctgcTCAGCTTATTTCACTATTCACAGTCTATTTTTTGAGCATGGATAGTCTGTGGAGCAAATTATCTGAATAATCACTGAACTTTTTGAATAGCAAAGTTTTAgccatttaatttttaaaagtttGTATTTACTTACCTACTAAACTATCAAATATATAAATTTTAGACTATTTTGTCTATTTTCACCTTTTAAATCTATCAGATCTAAAGACCGGACGTGTCACCAGACATAATCAAATATGGCAGATTTAACATTGAAAAACAGACAAAATGGTTtaaaatttatacttttaataGTTAGTAGGTAAATATACACTCTTAAAAATTGAGTGGccaaaattatattatttaaaaGGTTCAATGGCTATCCGGATAATTTGTTATAGTCAGTTTATGTGGTAGTGTGTCAATTGGTTATTCTGTCGCTCTTTTCTTGTATTGATTGAGGGATACCCTCCGGTTGTGCATGCTACATTTTTCatatcaaccaaaaaaaaaaaagaagaagaagaagagctcCACAATGCTCGTTATAATTGCCAAGCAGGTTTGTTCGGTTAATCCACTCCAGGACAACCATTAATGAGTATCAACTGAGCTCTAATTATGAAGCTCTAACGAAGGCAATACAAAGCCGGCGACAATCTCAGGCTTCTGTCCAAATACTTTTCTGGACCGAAATACGTGTAATGCGTACATTTGCAACCTGCTGAAAGGAAAAGCCAAGGACCTAATACTAAAGTGAGTAACAATGAAAGAGAAAGTATTCCAAAGGATGATTATTTAACTTATTTGAGCTCTATACAAATGCTGCAATAAGACTAAAAAATATGTGAATTATGTTAATTGGATAACACTttggaaccaaaaaaaaaatgatgttgAGGAGGAGTAGAGTACTATATAACTACAGCAAATGAGATTTAAAATGAACACAACTTCCTCCAATCTCCAATCCATCTTCCAGCTAGCGATGGCATTCTCACAATTAACCATTTCCATCTTTGTAATTCTGTCTGTTGCCCTTTTCGTGCAAATGGGGGCTGGAGACGATCCTCTCAAGCGTATTGGAGCTGACTGCAGAAATTCTAACCACTTTCCTGCCAGGAGTAAATACCACAAGAACTTGAGCATTCTCTTGAATGATCTTCAGAATAAAACTCCTGATACAGGGTTCGCTCTTGAATTCGTGGGCGAGCCGAAAACTGGTCGCGGGGTATACGGCCGATCTTTCTGTCGTGGTGATATTTCAAGAACAGAATGCAAAGCCTGTGTTGGGGCTGTAATTGCAAGGA
Encoded proteins:
- the LOC113782025 gene encoding cysteine-rich repeat secretory protein 38-like, encoding MAAGVDLFKPVDHVCGFPDNRNFTSGSEYENNLDFILHDLSNKTPATGFGLAYAGAVENSNRAYGRAQCRADVSTADCKTCISEMVRWVRGKCPFYKSAFAWFQGCLLRYSDDDFFGKIDDPNSLAFFILEKENLSNIAPLEKVEGLLNQLAGEASASKKLFARGEVKLAGSKNLYGLVQCTLDLSPADCKTCVDGLVSIVPKIYGNGTQIYTSTCTLQYLLYAFFNA
- the LOC113782026 gene encoding cysteine-rich repeat secretory protein 38-like, whose amino-acid sequence is MALSKLTISIYFLSVVLFVQMGAGDDPLQRLGIDCRKSNYFPAGAGSRYHKNLNILLSRLQSRTPETGFALEYVGNPKSDHRVYGRAFCRRDISSVDCRACIGAAIAWIFEKCPLKKRAVALYECCCVLIYTHKNIFHKIGDTTYYIYRTQNVTSPASVETITEFLDHLTVEAIATKTYFAKGEVKLAKSESTLYGLVQCASDISPADCKTCMGELMARIPDYTGKGGQFLSATCTLQYEFYRFFNA